Proteins encoded together in one Amblyomma americanum isolate KBUSLIRL-KWMA chromosome 1, ASM5285725v1, whole genome shotgun sequence window:
- the LOC144116337 gene encoding uncharacterized protein LOC144116337 gives MRGIIPILVLDLRSLLPAVIVGRVHLVCPAVPQPAEPELTTPLTAVPSPTLTTRHVDMTTLPRPETPPTLERLQQPTLHGAAISGPRHLFPVPGYWLKVVPASLHLGLQAESH, from the exons atgcggggtatcatccccatcctggtcctggatctTCGGAGTCTTCTGCCTGCCGTTATCgtcggccgtgtgcacctggtttgccccgctgtgccccagcccgccgaacCTGAATTGACCACGCCGCTCACCGCAGTCCCGTCCCCCACCCTGACCACAAGACATGTTGACATGACAACGCTGccgcgacccgagacgccgcccacac tggagagactgcagcagccgaccctGCATGGCGCGGCAatctctggtccaaggcacctattccccgttccaggctattGGCTCAAGGTTGTGCCcgcaagtctgcaccttggcctacaggcagagtcgcattag